The following proteins come from a genomic window of Bacteroidales bacterium:
- a CDS encoding PAS domain S-box protein, with product MKEQIPDTQILKILEAVKNFVHGDYSVRLDSLAGNEALDSLATGINRMGEELETNLQERKDITRQLEETLYLLERECRLLNTLMEHIPDRLYFKDVENRFIRVSNSTAFKHGFNEPDELIGKSDQDLFSSPHAGNTHSDEERIIKTGKALIDIEEKETWEDGTETWALSSKMPMFDKQGKVIGTFGISRDITRHKQVQEELKEREELLNRITASAKDAIIVIDGQGEVLFWNQTAESLFGYSYDQVRGRNFHNLMAPEKYHAAHQKAFRKFQKTGKGAAVGATLELEALHKDGHTFPVELSLSDMFIKDYWHAVGIIRDITLRKETDRKLEEAKNKAESANRAKSEFLANMSHEIRTPMNAILGFAEILEEQIRDNPRQMEYIKGIRNSGKGLLGLINDILDLSKIEAGKMDIRYEPINPYAIIEEISQIFQVKTREKALGFRIHVDSGLPQSLLFDEIRLRQVLFNLIGNAVKFTSKGEIVVNVKSRNSNEDGSHVDCVLEVIDTGIGIPGHELERIFEPFRQQEGQSTRTYGGTGLGLSITRRQVGIMGGSIEVESTPGKGSAFTVYFPGIQVGALRAVTAQQDDRPAEVRFHEPKILLVEDIESNRQVITGYLNAQNIRILIAENGSTGVDIARYRQPDLILMDMQMPVMDGYEAIRILKSDEQLKRIPVVALTASTMKKDEELIR from the coding sequence ATGAAGGAACAAATCCCTGATACGCAGATCCTGAAGATCCTGGAGGCCGTAAAGAACTTTGTCCACGGCGATTATTCAGTCAGACTGGACAGCCTTGCCGGCAATGAAGCTTTAGATTCACTTGCCACAGGGATCAACCGGATGGGTGAGGAGCTGGAGACAAATCTGCAGGAACGGAAAGATATTACCCGTCAGCTGGAAGAAACCCTTTATTTACTGGAAAGAGAATGCAGGCTGTTGAACACTTTGATGGAACATATCCCGGATCGCCTTTATTTTAAGGATGTTGAAAACAGATTTATACGAGTTAGTAATTCGACTGCATTCAAGCATGGATTTAATGAACCCGACGAGCTGATCGGGAAATCGGATCAGGATCTGTTCTCAAGTCCTCATGCTGGAAACACCCATTCCGATGAAGAGAGAATCATTAAAACAGGCAAAGCGCTTATAGACATTGAAGAGAAAGAAACCTGGGAAGACGGTACGGAGACCTGGGCACTAAGTTCAAAGATGCCCATGTTTGATAAGCAGGGAAAGGTGATCGGGACCTTTGGTATCTCCAGGGATATCACCAGGCATAAACAAGTGCAGGAGGAGCTCAAAGAGCGGGAAGAATTGTTGAATAGAATTACCGCATCGGCAAAAGATGCCATTATCGTCATAGATGGCCAGGGTGAGGTGCTCTTCTGGAACCAAACAGCCGAATCATTATTCGGGTATTCTTATGACCAGGTTCGTGGCAGGAATTTTCATAATCTGATGGCCCCAGAAAAATATCACGCGGCCCACCAGAAAGCATTCCGCAAGTTCCAGAAAACAGGCAAGGGCGCGGCTGTTGGCGCCACCCTGGAGTTGGAAGCATTGCATAAGGACGGGCATACATTTCCTGTAGAGCTGTCTTTATCCGATATGTTTATCAAAGATTACTGGCATGCCGTGGGGATTATTCGTGATATCACGCTGCGAAAAGAAACCGACCGGAAGCTGGAAGAAGCCAAAAACAAGGCTGAAAGTGCCAACCGGGCAAAGAGTGAATTTCTGGCAAATATGAGTCATGAAATCAGAACCCCCATGAATGCGATTCTGGGGTTTGCTGAGATCCTGGAAGAACAGATCCGGGATAATCCCCGGCAGATGGAGTATATAAAAGGGATCAGAAACAGCGGCAAGGGTTTGCTGGGACTGATCAATGACATTCTGGATCTGTCCAAGATTGAAGCCGGGAAAATGGATATACGATACGAGCCCATCAATCCTTATGCAATCATTGAGGAGATCAGCCAGATATTTCAGGTAAAAACCCGCGAAAAGGCTCTGGGATTCAGGATCCATGTGGATTCCGGGCTGCCCCAGAGTCTCTTGTTTGATGAAATCCGCCTGCGTCAGGTGCTCTTCAATTTGATCGGTAATGCAGTGAAGTTTACCAGTAAGGGGGAAATAGTGGTCAACGTAAAGAGCAGAAATTCCAATGAAGACGGAAGCCATGTGGATTGCGTACTGGAGGTGATCGATACCGGCATCGGCATTCCCGGGCATGAGTTGGAACGAATATTCGAGCCGTTCCGGCAGCAGGAGGGACAAAGTACCCGCACCTATGGCGGGACCGGTCTGGGCCTTTCCATCACCAGGCGGCAGGTCGGCATCATGGGCGGCAGCATAGAAGTTGAGAGCACCCCGGGCAAAGGATCTGCATTTACTGTATATTTTCCGGGGATTCAGGTTGGTGCTTTGAGAGCTGTCACCGCGCAACAGGATGACAGGCCTGCGGAGGTCAGGTTTCATGAACCGAAGATTCTTTTGGTGGAAGATATCGAATCCAACCGTCAGGTGATTACCGGATACCTGAATGCTCAAAACATCAGAATCCTGATCGCAGAAAATGGTTCCACAGGGGTAGATATTGCCAGATACAGGCAACCCGATCTGATTCTCATGGATATGCAGATGCCGGTCATGGATGGATACGAGGCCATCAGAATCTTGAAATCAGATGAACAATTGAAGAGAATTCCGGTAGTGGCCCTGACAGCCTCCACCATGAAAAAGGATGAAGAGCTTATCAGATAG
- the nrfH gene encoding cytochrome c nitrite reductase small subunit, producing the protein MTGVFRKLAPPGKWRTPVILVSGILAGLILYLIHISRVASYLSDDPSTCVNCHIMAPQYATWSHSAHREKTNCNDCHVPHNNVLNKYYFKAKDGMRHATIFTLRKEPQVIFIKEAGKKVVQENCIRCHEKLLTDEKVKSHTMVFQDQRSERPCWDCHRETPHGRVNSLSSVPYARVPVVVNPVPDWFRRVKK; encoded by the coding sequence ATGACAGGAGTATTTAGAAAACTGGCACCACCCGGAAAATGGAGAACTCCGGTCATCCTGGTATCCGGGATCCTGGCAGGACTGATCCTTTACCTCATACATATTTCCAGGGTCGCCTCTTATCTCTCTGACGACCCCTCCACCTGCGTGAACTGCCATATCATGGCGCCCCAGTATGCTACCTGGAGCCACAGTGCACACAGGGAGAAGACCAACTGCAATGACTGCCATGTTCCTCATAACAATGTTCTGAATAAATATTATTTTAAAGCAAAGGATGGTATGAGGCATGCCACCATTTTTACGCTCAGAAAGGAACCCCAGGTCATCTTCATCAAAGAGGCAGGAAAAAAAGTGGTGCAGGAAAACTGCATCAGGTGTCATGAGAAACTGCTTACCGATGAGAAAGTAAAAAGTCATACCATGGTCTTTCAGGATCAGCGAAGCGAAAGGCCTTGCTGGGATTGTCACCGGGAAACTCCTCATGGCCGGGTAAACAGCTTGTCCAGTGTACCCTATGCCAGGGTTCCTGTTGTGGTAAACCCTGTCCCCGACTGGTTTAGGCGAGTGAAAAAATAA